The proteins below come from a single Holdemania massiliensis genomic window:
- a CDS encoding MBOAT family O-acyltransferase, with protein sequence MLKCAPLHARNFCLFAVSLIFYGWSEPVYILIMLISTLVDYVNGRMVDHYRDDRRKAKRFVWFSVIFNLSLLGFFKYADFFILNLQALGLPLSPLHLSLPVGISFYTFQTMSYPIDVYRRQAPVQKSVVSFGAYVTLFPQLIAGPIVRYKDIAEQLDHRKETADQFVQGIQRFVCGLAKKVLLANAIGSLWDTLSTLPKSEMSVVGAWLGIIAFAFQIYFDFSGYSDMAIGLGKMLGFEFLENFNYPYISRSITEFWRRWHISLSTWFRDYVYIPLGGSRQGRAKQIRNLMIVWLLTGFWHGASWNFLLWGIYFGVILIVEKFFLKPLLDRLPAVLQHGYALILILLGWVLFAFTDLDAGLAYLKMMLGLGSVSLINARTVFYLRDYGLLLLLMVLASLPLGRTVYQTKIRGRRGEWIVPLLVAAGLVLCTAYLVDASYNPFLYFRF encoded by the coding sequence GTGCTTAAATGTGCACCGCTGCACGCCAGGAATTTTTGTCTTTTTGCCGTTTCCTTAATTTTCTACGGCTGGTCGGAGCCGGTGTATATTCTCATCATGCTGATCTCCACACTGGTCGATTATGTCAACGGCCGGATGGTCGATCATTATCGTGATGATCGAAGAAAAGCGAAGCGGTTTGTCTGGTTCTCCGTCATTTTCAATTTAAGTCTTTTAGGCTTTTTTAAATATGCTGATTTTTTCATTCTTAATCTGCAGGCACTCGGCTTGCCGCTGAGTCCGCTGCATCTGTCCTTGCCGGTCGGTATTTCCTTTTATACATTCCAGACGATGTCCTATCCGATCGACGTCTACCGCAGACAGGCGCCGGTTCAAAAAAGCGTTGTTTCTTTTGGGGCTTATGTCACGTTGTTTCCGCAGCTGATTGCCGGCCCGATCGTCCGCTATAAAGATATTGCCGAGCAGCTGGATCACCGCAAGGAAACGGCAGATCAGTTTGTCCAGGGAATTCAGCGGTTTGTCTGCGGTCTGGCTAAAAAAGTGCTGCTGGCCAACGCGATCGGCAGTTTGTGGGATACGCTGTCAACCTTGCCGAAAAGTGAGATGAGCGTGGTCGGAGCCTGGTTAGGGATCATCGCTTTTGCTTTCCAGATCTACTTTGATTTCAGCGGATACAGCGATATGGCAATCGGTCTGGGCAAGATGCTCGGCTTTGAGTTTCTGGAAAACTTCAATTATCCGTATATTTCCCGCTCGATTACCGAATTCTGGCGGCGCTGGCACATCTCGTTAAGTACCTGGTTTCGCGATTATGTCTACATCCCTTTGGGCGGAAGCCGGCAGGGGCGGGCAAAGCAGATCCGCAATCTGATGATTGTGTGGCTGCTGACCGGCTTCTGGCATGGAGCAAGTTGGAATTTCCTGCTGTGGGGCATCTATTTCGGCGTCATCCTGATTGTGGAAAAGTTCTTCCTCAAGCCGCTGCTGGATCGGCTGCCGGCTGTGCTGCAGCATGGTTATGCTTTAATCCTGATTTTATTGGGTTGGGTGCTGTTTGCGTTTACGGATCTGGATGCGGGCCTGGCCTATCTTAAGATGATGCTGGGGTTAGGATCCGTGAGTTTGATCAATGCCCGAACGGTGTTTTATCTGCGGGACTATGGGCTGCTTTTACTGTTGATGGTCCTGGCCAGCCTGCCGTTGGGCCGAACGGTCTATCAGACGAAAATCCGCGGAAGGCGCGGTGAGTGGATCGTACCGCTGTTAGTGGCGGCGGGGCTAGTGCTGTGTACGGCTTATTTGGTCGATGCGTCCTACAATCCATTTTTGTATTTCCGATTTTAG
- a CDS encoding HAD hydrolase family protein translates to MIRCVMMDLDGTLLRIKDQKTAGISDENEQALIRFEKAGGLTGIATSRSPGYIRHFSRRTWSAIVGWNGAAIQTAGTLQLHPLSKQDIKPLWKTLAGDQPQNRVLMVTPDNDFLVYDLTFPLVRGYCENPLGLIQDHRRVVEWDSRSKYDSIAVIFAVYPDAPTAQAIRERLASTGLHGIWTSPRTLMITDKQVDKARGILEAAVQLGLKKEEVAVIGDDYNDLTCFETFPASFCMASAEPEIQRQARWTVASVAEALALIQRENAAAMDRSH, encoded by the coding sequence ATGATACGATGTGTAATGATGGATTTGGATGGAACACTGCTGCGGATTAAAGATCAGAAAACTGCCGGGATCAGCGACGAAAACGAACAGGCTCTGATCCGCTTTGAAAAAGCCGGCGGTCTGACCGGTATTGCGACTTCCCGTTCGCCAGGCTATATCCGCCATTTCAGCCGCCGCACTTGGTCGGCCATCGTCGGCTGGAACGGTGCGGCAATTCAGACGGCAGGCACACTGCAGCTGCATCCGCTGTCCAAACAGGACATCAAACCGCTGTGGAAAACCTTGGCTGGGGATCAGCCGCAGAACAGGGTGTTAATGGTGACGCCGGACAATGATTTCCTGGTCTATGACCTGACCTTTCCGCTTGTCCGAGGTTATTGCGAAAATCCGTTGGGACTGATTCAGGATCATCGCCGGGTTGTGGAATGGGACTCACGCTCCAAGTATGATTCCATCGCGGTGATCTTCGCGGTGTATCCCGATGCCCCCACCGCGCAGGCAATCAGAGAGCGGCTGGCTTCGACCGGGCTGCATGGCATATGGACAAGTCCGCGAACGTTGATGATCACGGATAAGCAGGTGGATAAAGCCCGTGGTATTCTTGAAGCGGCAGTCCAGCTGGGACTAAAGAAGGAAGAAGTTGCCGTGATCGGCGATGATTACAATGATTTAACCTGCTTCGAGACTTTTCCAGCCAGTTTCTGCATGGCTTCGGCAGAACCTGAAATTCAAAGACAGGCGCGTTGGACTGTCGCTTCTGTGGCTGAGGCTCTGGCCTTAATTCAAAGGGAGAATGCCGCAGCAATGGACCGGAGCCACTGA
- a CDS encoding DHHW family protein, translated as MNKKIQGLTIILFCGFLGGFSIFNLFTEQRSFSDAENRVLAQFPEFSWKRFFFDNYTADLEEWFTDQFIGRDTWIGVKAASERALGKIENQNVYFGHEDWLIGQVDIQDLTQSQKNIAKINAFAEQSEIPVSVMLVPTAAEIEKDKLPGGAYNTDQNALLNSLEDQLTSVQIIDVRSALIQQKQRLNSEETLYFKTDHHWTALGAEAGYEALMSAWGQTALQPGKDFTYQLAAEGFKGTQYSRSGAFWHRGDPVWTWSYTDPLTVQVVYDQTQTDTSLFSLKWLAEKDKYMVYLDGNHALAEIETSSSSNEKLLVIKDSYAHVLIPYLAPHFRSITMADLRYYRLPMSELAKQMGADRILLVYSVDNFCTDTNLSLLK; from the coding sequence ATGAATAAAAAAATCCAAGGACTGACAATAATCCTGTTCTGCGGTTTTCTCGGCGGGTTTTCCATCTTCAATTTGTTTACGGAACAGCGCTCCTTCTCGGATGCGGAAAACCGGGTATTGGCACAATTCCCAGAGTTCAGCTGGAAGCGTTTCTTCTTTGACAATTACACCGCGGATCTGGAAGAATGGTTCACCGATCAGTTTATCGGCCGGGATACCTGGATCGGAGTAAAAGCGGCAAGTGAAAGAGCGCTGGGCAAAATCGAAAACCAAAATGTCTATTTCGGACATGAAGACTGGCTGATCGGACAGGTCGATATTCAGGACTTAACGCAAAGTCAAAAAAACATTGCAAAGATCAATGCTTTTGCCGAACAGTCGGAAATCCCGGTTTCGGTCATGCTGGTGCCGACAGCGGCGGAAATCGAAAAGGACAAGCTGCCGGGCGGAGCGTACAATACCGATCAGAATGCTTTATTAAACAGTCTGGAAGATCAGCTGACTTCCGTTCAGATCATCGACGTCCGCTCAGCTCTGATCCAACAGAAGCAGCGGCTCAATTCTGAAGAAACCTTGTACTTTAAAACCGATCATCATTGGACGGCATTGGGCGCGGAAGCGGGCTATGAAGCACTGATGTCTGCCTGGGGGCAAACGGCCCTGCAGCCGGGCAAGGATTTTACCTATCAGCTGGCGGCAGAAGGGTTCAAGGGGACGCAGTATTCCCGCTCCGGAGCTTTCTGGCACCGCGGCGATCCAGTGTGGACGTGGAGCTATACCGATCCGTTGACGGTTCAGGTGGTTTATGATCAAACTCAGACTGACACTTCACTGTTCAGTTTGAAGTGGTTAGCGGAGAAAGATAAATACATGGTTTATCTCGATGGCAATCATGCGCTTGCAGAAATAGAAACTTCCAGTTCATCGAATGAGAAGCTGTTGGTCATCAAGGATTCTTATGCCCATGTGCTGATTCCTTATTTAGCGCCGCATTTCCGTTCGATCACGATGGCGGATCTGCGCTATTATCGGCTGCCGATGTCTGAACTGGCAAAACAGATGGGCGCGGATCGGATCCTGTTGGTTTACAGTGTGGATAATTTTTGTACCGATACCAATCTGAGCTTATTGAAATAA
- a CDS encoding YihY/virulence factor BrkB family protein, with protein sequence MKKILQVYDMFTSYDGTTFVYALSYSLLLSLAPLAALLVVFFRWSPAGLESILTFAEQYIPEDLLSPFIDFFLSNSPVELIPLIFFIVVSLWVASRAIYSFLMISAHLDEVELPQWFMRGVSLIDFIVLLVILGLMVFVLQQFPFTGLLTQVAVLFFGFCIFYRLLSFRNYQWRAVAPGALFTTICMSLLGTFFFFVINHFTRYESIYGPLSSMVILFLSVYIIASIVYLGFCVNQVFVEKDMVQPLKHYVTAVKILEKIFPFSLLK encoded by the coding sequence ATGAAAAAGATCCTGCAGGTTTATGATATGTTTACTTCTTATGACGGTACAACCTTTGTCTATGCACTGTCCTATTCGCTGCTGCTTTCACTGGCTCCTTTGGCGGCGCTGTTAGTTGTTTTCTTTCGCTGGTCACCGGCTGGTCTGGAAAGTATACTGACCTTTGCGGAACAATATATTCCAGAGGATCTGTTGAGTCCATTTATCGACTTTTTCCTGAGTAATTCTCCTGTGGAGCTGATTCCGCTGATCTTCTTTATCGTGGTTTCTTTATGGGTAGCCTCCCGTGCGATCTATTCATTTCTGATGATCTCCGCCCATCTGGATGAAGTAGAGCTGCCGCAGTGGTTTATGCGCGGTGTGTCACTGATTGATTTCATCGTTCTGTTAGTCATTTTGGGTTTGATGGTTTTTGTTTTGCAGCAGTTCCCATTTACCGGCTTGCTGACGCAGGTGGCCGTGCTGTTTTTCGGATTTTGTATCTTTTACCGACTGTTGTCGTTTCGCAATTATCAATGGCGGGCTGTCGCTCCCGGCGCTTTGTTCACTACGATCTGTATGTCGCTTTTGGGAACGTTTTTCTTCTTTGTCATCAATCATTTCACTCGTTATGAATCCATCTATGGTCCGCTGTCTTCGATGGTCATTCTGTTTCTGAGCGTGTACATCATCGCTTCCATCGTTTATCTGGGATTCTGCGTTAATCAGGTGTTTGTGGAAAAAGATATGGTACAGCCGCTAAAGCATTACGTGACGGCGGTTAAAATACTGGAAAAAATCTTTCCGTTTTCATTATTAAAATAA
- the rlmD gene encoding 23S rRNA (uracil(1939)-C(5))-methyltransferase RlmD: MENKKSKQSVCVTAKKLGINGEGIGYLEGKPVFVDQLLPGEAAEISLTEIKERYAKGRINKRLNDSPLRVTPACSVQGRCSGCPLMILQPQAQLQMKRELVQEALIKYAGLPRSLVQSVIASPLHQGYRNQCKLPIRQEHGQLVSGLYEEGSNRIIPIHSCLIHDEHLEALRKQIMGLLNQFKLSAYDPKTETGLRTLVLRYLDGQFQCVLVTGKSVLPSGLIEKLKQISGLVCLMQNINPDKRSRQLFSSRWKLLAGEDRLPVQLGQLQLNLSCASFFQLNRPQACQLYQKAASLIKPCTTLVEAYSGIGGISLMLKDKAKTIIGIESIQEAVDNANENARLNQADHVRFVCGDAAEEMKKISRKRKIDAVVVDPPRTGLDGAMIESLRQCQPEQIVYISCNPATLGKNIKELKDLYEVKTVIPFDMFPNTAHVETIVLLSHKSPDSHLNVKIEFGEGERKVPLDKIAERAKKY, encoded by the coding sequence ATGGAAAATAAGAAAAGCAAACAGTCCGTCTGCGTGACGGCGAAGAAACTCGGCATCAATGGAGAAGGGATCGGTTATCTGGAAGGCAAGCCGGTCTTTGTCGATCAGCTGCTGCCGGGGGAAGCGGCTGAAATCAGTCTGACTGAAATAAAGGAACGTTATGCTAAAGGCAGGATCAATAAGCGATTGAATGACAGTCCGCTTCGGGTTACTCCCGCCTGCTCTGTTCAGGGACGGTGTTCCGGCTGCCCGTTAATGATTTTACAGCCGCAGGCGCAGCTGCAGATGAAACGGGAATTGGTACAGGAAGCCTTGATCAAATATGCCGGGCTCCCACGCAGCTTGGTGCAATCGGTCATTGCCAGTCCGCTTCATCAGGGATACCGCAATCAATGCAAGCTGCCGATCCGTCAGGAACACGGTCAGCTGGTCAGCGGTTTGTATGAAGAGGGAAGCAATCGGATCATTCCGATCCATTCCTGCTTGATTCATGATGAACATCTGGAAGCGCTGCGGAAACAGATTATGGGTTTGTTGAACCAGTTTAAACTAAGCGCCTATGATCCCAAAACGGAAACGGGTCTGCGGACGTTGGTGCTGCGCTATTTAGATGGCCAGTTTCAGTGTGTGCTGGTCACTGGCAAGTCTGTGCTGCCTTCAGGTTTGATCGAGAAGCTGAAACAAATATCAGGATTGGTCTGTCTGATGCAGAATATCAATCCGGATAAGCGTTCGCGGCAGTTGTTTTCATCGCGCTGGAAATTGTTGGCGGGTGAGGATCGGCTGCCGGTTCAGTTAGGTCAGCTGCAGCTTAATTTATCCTGTGCTTCCTTCTTTCAGCTGAACCGTCCGCAGGCCTGTCAGCTTTATCAAAAAGCGGCGTCGTTGATCAAGCCCTGCACAACTCTGGTGGAGGCTTACAGCGGTATCGGCGGAATTTCGCTGATGCTGAAAGACAAAGCAAAAACGATCATCGGCATTGAATCCATTCAGGAAGCTGTGGACAATGCGAATGAAAATGCCCGGCTGAATCAGGCCGATCATGTTCGTTTTGTTTGTGGGGATGCGGCTGAGGAAATGAAAAAAATCAGTAGAAAGCGGAAAATTGATGCGGTCGTTGTGGATCCGCCAAGAACCGGACTGGACGGAGCCATGATCGAAAGTCTGCGTCAATGCCAGCCTGAACAGATTGTTTATATTTCATGCAATCCAGCAACTTTGGGGAAGAACATAAAGGAACTGAAGGATCTGTATGAGGTTAAGACTGTGATTCCGTTTGATATGTTCCCGAATACGGCGCATGTGGAAACCATTGTACTTTTGTCCCACAAATCACCAGACAGCCATTTAAATGTAAAGATTGAATTTGGGGAGGGTGAGAGGAAAGTACCCTTGGATAAGATTGCAGAGCGTGCAAAGAAATACTAA
- a CDS encoding DUF4358 domain-containing protein, with translation MKKLIIGCIVVSCLMLTGCSKKNPQPTPTPSVTPSTEPTMTPSASPETAEGLKGIMEAIRRNDEYQLPMSMDVDDTVLMDMYGLSSDLVKDYAIFMPAMNVHATEIILVEAQDGKLEEVKKALDKRLETIEQTWSTYLPEQYELVKNRKTLEQGNVIAIVIADQADAILKDITDSLNASAQ, from the coding sequence ATGAAAAAATTAATCATTGGATGTATTGTAGTCAGCTGTTTAATGCTGACAGGCTGCTCAAAGAAGAATCCGCAGCCAACACCGACGCCGAGCGTTACCCCGTCAACGGAACCGACGATGACGCCGAGTGCTTCGCCGGAAACCGCGGAAGGCTTGAAAGGAATTATGGAAGCTATTCGCCGCAACGATGAATATCAGCTTCCTATGTCGATGGATGTCGACGATACGGTCTTAATGGATATGTATGGTCTGTCCAGCGACCTGGTTAAGGATTATGCGATCTTCATGCCGGCGATGAATGTGCATGCGACGGAGATTATTTTAGTCGAAGCCCAGGATGGAAAACTGGAAGAAGTAAAAAAGGCACTGGATAAGCGGTTGGAAACGATCGAACAAACCTGGTCAACGTATCTTCCGGAACAGTATGAGCTGGTTAAAAACCGGAAAACGCTAGAACAAGGCAATGTGATCGCAATTGTGATTGCGGATCAGGCCGATGCGATCCTGAAAGACATTACCGACAGTCTGAACGCATCCGCACAGTAA
- a CDS encoding alpha-hydroxy-acid oxidizing protein, with protein sequence MTLEEMLQEAKRKAPKCRVCPVCNGLACKGEIPGLGGKGSGSTFIRNVEKLKSVRIQMDVLVENKEIDTTSSLFGHPVALPVYCAPVAGIKNNYGAEMSEEEYNKATVEGCLEAGTLAFTGDGIDIDNLFAKPLQAVLDHEGMGIPTIKPWCEEGVQARIDRFKGQKVLALATDVDAAGLVLLRKGTTPVVNKSVADLKKMKAMAGGIPLIVKGVLTVEGARKCVAAGADAIVVSNHGGRVLDDALSTIEVLPEIAAAVKGQITILVDGGFRTGLDVFKALALGADGVLIGRPLALAAVGGGKDGVRLALDKLRDELRETMIMSGCSTIAEITRDHVHVD encoded by the coding sequence ATGACCTTAGAAGAAATGCTTCAGGAAGCAAAGAGAAAAGCGCCGAAGTGCCGGGTTTGTCCGGTCTGTAACGGCTTAGCCTGCAAGGGGGAAATCCCAGGTTTAGGCGGCAAAGGCAGCGGCAGTACCTTTATCCGCAATGTGGAAAAGCTGAAATCCGTTCGGATTCAAATGGACGTTTTAGTTGAGAACAAAGAAATTGATACAACATCGTCCTTATTCGGACATCCGGTTGCCCTGCCGGTTTATTGTGCGCCGGTTGCCGGAATTAAGAATAACTACGGTGCTGAGATGAGTGAGGAAGAATACAACAAAGCGACGGTAGAAGGCTGTCTGGAAGCCGGCACGCTGGCGTTTACCGGCGACGGCATTGATATTGACAATTTGTTCGCCAAGCCGTTACAGGCGGTGTTGGATCATGAGGGGATGGGCATCCCTACGATCAAACCATGGTGCGAAGAAGGCGTGCAGGCGCGGATTGACCGGTTCAAGGGACAGAAGGTGCTTGCGTTGGCGACCGATGTGGATGCCGCAGGTCTGGTGCTGCTGCGCAAAGGCACGACGCCGGTAGTCAACAAGAGCGTTGCCGATCTGAAGAAAATGAAGGCCATGGCGGGCGGAATTCCGCTCATCGTCAAAGGCGTACTCACTGTCGAGGGCGCACGGAAATGTGTAGCAGCGGGGGCGGATGCGATCGTTGTGAGCAATCATGGCGGCCGCGTGCTGGATGATGCTTTATCCACGATTGAAGTGCTGCCGGAAATCGCAGCGGCGGTCAAGGGTCAGATCACGATTTTAGTCGACGGCGGATTCCGTACCGGATTGGATGTGTTCAAAGCCTTAGCGCTCGGCGCTGACGGCGTTTTGATCGGCCGGCCGTTAGCTTTGGCCGCAGTCGGCGGCGGCAAGGACGGCGTGCGTTTAGCTTTGGATAAGCTTCGCGATGAACTGCGCGAAACGATGATCATGTCGGGCTGCAGTACGATTGCTGAGATTACCCGCGATCATGTGCACGTCGATTAA
- a CDS encoding ABC transporter substrate-binding protein: protein MKRRMTKISVWLLSIVMLLASITGCSPQAEKEKTVIKILYSYPFKQVKALVESVYEDLELQVEIHPYASEQLRRLEKGIGPDLVLAPQLDTDLVQQYLLDLSDTQASTAYDGTIMNATMLEGKTYLIPLPGVYSGYVVNETLFDQAGLPLPTTNEELVTSLITLKEMGLGIGEDNINFSIMSDFNNTIGLFYVGCMVPDFLGTVAGVNWLADFNHKQATFTGVWESSFDLSDSLIEAGLMDPAAIARQRNTILCRQRLSKGTLAAAFGDSALYYECVSGNQQEVGAGTAEAYTYKMLPLFSDEGNEPWFLFSPTALMGVNRSISQEKQEACKRILDLLSTPEGQTALMEDLGAGISCLRAADQTQQAIPDSVKPYVESGYIYNVLFPGKTVEYLGGYVRNIMNDQCTVEQALRAIDQFYYEGTDESAYDFSIVGNMEQDLLLENFNVRRQETALGNFVADCVAAASQTPLAVVNGGGIRASFYQGVVYGGDLAVVCPFDNEILVVEMDGQTLWSMLENSVSTCNQEFPGGRFLQTAGMQYTFDSRKPVGSRLISVTLNEGKELDRSAYYQVALTDYMLGSRTYAEGNGDGYTMLNLYDENVPQGNVKLVKETGLTYRDAMKLYFETRGSTAVNAQLEGRITDLALTE from the coding sequence ATGAAACGCAGAATGACTAAAATAAGTGTTTGGTTATTGAGTATAGTGATGCTGCTGGCCTCGATAACAGGCTGCAGCCCGCAGGCTGAAAAGGAAAAGACTGTGATCAAAATTCTTTACTCCTATCCCTTTAAACAGGTGAAAGCACTGGTCGAGTCGGTTTATGAGGATTTGGAGCTGCAGGTTGAAATCCATCCCTATGCCAGTGAACAGCTTCGCCGATTGGAAAAAGGGATCGGACCGGATTTAGTCTTGGCTCCGCAGCTGGATACGGATCTAGTACAGCAGTATCTGTTGGATCTCAGTGATACCCAAGCCAGCACGGCCTATGACGGCACAATTATGAATGCCACGATGCTGGAAGGAAAAACCTATCTCATTCCGCTGCCGGGCGTCTACAGCGGCTATGTTGTGAATGAAACTCTATTTGATCAGGCAGGCCTTCCTTTGCCGACTACCAATGAGGAACTCGTAACATCGCTGATCACCTTGAAAGAAATGGGATTGGGGATCGGCGAGGATAATATTAATTTCTCCATCATGAGCGACTTTAATAACACGATCGGTTTATTTTATGTGGGATGTATGGTTCCGGATTTTTTGGGGACAGTAGCCGGAGTTAACTGGTTGGCTGATTTCAATCATAAACAAGCCACATTTACAGGAGTTTGGGAATCAAGCTTTGATTTGTCGGATTCTCTGATTGAGGCCGGGTTAATGGATCCGGCCGCGATCGCCAGACAGCGCAATACAATTCTTTGCCGGCAGCGGTTAAGCAAAGGGACATTGGCGGCGGCATTCGGAGATTCCGCGCTCTATTATGAATGTGTATCCGGCAATCAGCAGGAAGTGGGGGCCGGTACAGCTGAAGCGTATACCTACAAGATGCTGCCGCTTTTCAGTGACGAAGGGAACGAACCCTGGTTTTTGTTTTCCCCAACCGCGCTGATGGGCGTCAACCGCAGTATCAGTCAGGAAAAACAGGAAGCGTGCAAGCGGATTCTGGATCTGCTTTCCACCCCGGAGGGCCAGACGGCACTGATGGAGGATCTGGGAGCCGGTATTTCCTGCCTGCGCGCTGCTGATCAGACCCAGCAGGCGATCCCGGACAGCGTCAAGCCGTATGTGGAATCCGGCTATATCTACAATGTTTTATTCCCAGGCAAAACTGTGGAATATCTTGGCGGTTATGTCCGAAATATTATGAATGACCAATGCACCGTGGAACAAGCTCTGCGGGCGATAGATCAATTCTATTATGAAGGCACGGATGAATCAGCCTATGATTTTTCAATTGTCGGCAACATGGAGCAGGATCTGTTATTGGAAAATTTCAATGTCCGGCGTCAGGAAACCGCGCTCGGCAATTTTGTAGCGGATTGTGTGGCAGCGGCTTCGCAAACTCCGCTGGCGGTTGTCAACGGCGGCGGCATCCGCGCCAGCTTTTATCAAGGTGTCGTTTACGGCGGAGATCTGGCAGTGGTTTGTCCCTTCGATAATGAAATTCTGGTTGTTGAGATGGATGGTCAAACCTTGTGGTCGATGTTGGAGAACAGTGTGTCCACCTGTAATCAAGAATTCCCGGGCGGACGGTTCTTGCAAACTGCAGGAATGCAGTATACATTTGACAGCAGGAAACCGGTTGGCAGCCGATTGATCAGTGTCACGCTCAATGAGGGGAAGGAACTGGATCGGTCTGCATATTACCAAGTGGCCCTCACCGATTATATGTTAGGTTCAAGGACTTATGCGGAAGGCAATGGAGATGGTTATACAATGCTCAATCTCTATGATGAAAATGTGCCGCAGGGCAATGTCAAACTGGTGAAGGAAACCGGACTGACCTATCGTGATGCCATGAAACTTTATTTTGAAACCCGCGGAAGTACAGCGGTCAACGCACAGCTGGAGGGCAGAATTACGGATTTGGCGCTTACAGAGTAA
- a CDS encoding KilA-N domain-containing protein, which produces MRNRNTIEFLGVWEELHNPDFNRVQFEAVKNEAGLYRFVMTPTKWIKQMNAIGIVSKAGRYGGTYAYIEDAIGKLKKTEYKYIHTGEKAFV; this is translated from the coding sequence ATGCGCAATCGTAATACAATAGAATTTTTAGGTGTATGGGAAGAATTGCATAATCCAGATTTTAACCGTGTGCAATTCGAGGCGGTTAAAAATGAGGCAGGATTATATCGCTTTGTAATGACACCGACAAAATGGATTAAACAGATGAATGCCATCGGCATTGTCTCGAAAGCAGGACGCTATGGCGGAACATATGCCTACATTGAAGATGCTATTGGAAAGTTAAAGAAAACAGAGTACAAGTATATCCATACCGGTGAGAAGGCATTCGTATGA